The Paraburkholderia caffeinilytica genome segment CGTCGTCGCTGCTGCGGGCCCAGAAGAAGCGGTCCGGCAAATAAGCACCCATCCCTGGTCGGAACGCGTTGCGCATTGCCTGATACAGATACTCCTGCCCCTCGCGCACGGCTTCCGCCGGCTCCTGGCCGTTGGCCAGCAACGCGGCAATCGCGGAACCGAGCGTATCAGTGATGCCCATGACCCGATGGCTGCCGCGGTCCCACATATCCTGGCGCAGTTGGCCGTCTTCGCTGAACAGCGTATTGACGAGGCGGTGCGTGCCGGTTTCCGTCGACAGAATGTACTCGCAGCCTTGCGAGAGCAGATGTGAAATCGCCGCATCGAGGCTCGGCGCTTCGGCGTCGCCGTCCGGTTGGGCGAGGGCGAGCAGCGTGGCCGAATCGGCGACCAGCAGGGTGGTTTGCGGCGCCAGCAGGTCGGCGATCGCCTCGCGCAGTTCGTCGGCGGCGAGCACGTGTTCGTCGTCGAGCGTGAAGTCGGGGGCGAGGATCAGCGGGATGTCGTCGTAATCGGCGACCACCTCGGCAATCGCGCTCACCACTTCCGCGCGCGTGCACGCACCGACCTTGAATGCGGCGATCGGCATGTCTTCGAGCAGCATCCGGGCCTGGGTCGCAACCACTTCAGGATCGAGCCCGGTGACTTCGTCGCAGCTTGCCGAATCGCGCACGGTATAGCCCGTGAGCACGGAGACGCCATGGCAGCCCATGCTGGCAAGGGTCATCAGGTCGGCTTGCAGGCCGGAGCCGCCGGTGGGATCGGAAAGGCCGAAGGTGAGGACGATCGGAGGCGTATCGCTGGGCATGAAGATTTACAAAGAGGGGCTGTATTTAGGCGCAGACGGTGCGCAATCGACTCAATTATGCGGCCTAAACCACTGGCAAGGCGTTTTTTCGCATTCTTCGGCGCGTTGCGGCAAGCCAGCGGCACGTAAGCCGTACGTAACCGGCGACCAGGCGCGACCTTGCGCGCAAGCACCAGCCAAACCGACGCAACCCTCTAGCCAAAGGCCGTCGCACGCTAAGTTTGCGCGTTTCTGATTGCTAGGCATTGGGGCGGCAACACGGTACCATCATGGCTCCCGTTTCCACGGACTCTACGACGCGACACAAGAATGGAATATCAAAGCTGGATGTGCCTGATTTGCGGCTGGATTTACGACGAAGAAGCCGGTTTGCCGGACGAAGGCATTGCGCCGGGCACCCGCTGGGAGGACGTTCCAATTAACTGGACCTGCCCGGAATGCGGCGCGCGCAAAGAAGACTTCGAGATGGTCCAGATCTGAGGTGCGAGGGGCAAACGGCGGTGTCCGGCTGAGCGCCATGCCGCGTGAGCGCGGCGCGGCGTTGTGCGGGCGGCGCCGGCTGGAGCGAACGCGGTTCACGCGCTCGGAGCGCAACCCCGACGCGGCGGCGCGGAACATCCCTGGTTGCACCGTGTCGCAGCGGTAATCTGTCATTGTCCTGTCGCCAGTTCGCACGTTAGCCGATCAATCTCGTGCGGCGCTGAGCGGCGGCCCGTCAGCTTCCTGTCGCCTGCCCATGACTCTTCGATCCGCTGCACCCGATTCCTTCGATGCATTGCCCAATCCGCGCGGCGGCGCTGTCCGTCCCGCGGAGCTGGCGCTGGCCGAGGCGCTGCTGGCGTTCGAGCGGCGCAGCGAGAGCACTTCGGCGCTGCTGCGCGCGTCGCACGCGTTGCGCGAGGCCGGCTGGCTGAGCGCGCAGCGCTTCGCGGACGCGCTGGTGCGGCTCTCGCCTTTGGCCGAGGGCGAACCCGCCGAGGCGGACAGCGCGCGGCTCGTATTCGGCGCCGCGCTGCGCGATTTTCGCGCGGCGCTCGAGCGCCACAATCTGCGCGAGCTGTCCTGCTCGCCCATGCTGTTCAATCACTATCACGCGCTCTGTGCCCATCTGTCGGAGCACACGCCCGGCTCGACCGTCGCTTTCGAAGATCTCGCGCTGAGCGGCCGCCCGGTGCCGCCCGTGTCGCTGCACGCCAGGTCCGCGGATCAACTGGCCCATTTGCGGGCGAGCTACGAGCGCGCGCTGCTGCCGGTGCTGCGTTCGCAGCCCGATAGCAGTGGCGCCGCGCTGGCGTTCACGAACGCGGCGCTCGACGAGCTGGACGCCGTCTTTACCGAACTCGCCGGTCCGGACCCCTACGATTTCTGGCGCCTCGCCAAAGCCTGCGCCAAGGCGCTGCGCGTCAGCGGCCGTGCTACCGGAGAAGCCGACGCGCGGCGTTTCTATGCGCGTTGCAACCTCACCCTGGCCGATCACGCGCACGGCATCGAGCGCGCGCCGCGTTCGCTGGTGCGCGCGACGCTGGCGCTGCTGTGGCGCGATTACGCGCTATTCGGCGCTGCGGCGGAAGACGCCGATCAGGTCGAAGTGCTGCACGACTACGGCTTGACGGTCGATTGGCATGTCGCGGGCACGCAGGCATCCGAGATGCTGTGGGAAGCCGGCGCCGTGCAGGCGCAGGCGGTCAGTGCGACCCGCAGCGCGCTGACGCGCGAACTGGGCGTGCTGAGCGTCAATGCGCATGCGTATGAAGATTTCCTGCAAACCGCGGACGCGTCGATTTCGGCGTTGGCCGAGCACGCCCGCGCGGCCGATCAGCCGGAGAAAGCCGATCCGAGCGAAGCGTTGCAGGCGGGCGACGCCGCCTACCGGCTCGGCGCCGCCGCGTGCGCACTGGGTCTCGGCCACGTGGCGCTGGTTGCCGATGCGCTCGGGCTCGCGTGGCGGCGCCGCGCGCACGCCGGCGTATCGACGCCGGCGGTGCGCTCTCACGTCATTGTCGGCGCGCCGGCGGCGAGCACGCTCGAGCAGGCTGCCGAAGCGTTGCGCGCGATGCTGCACAAAGTCGCGGCGGGCGTCGCACCGACAGGCAGCACCGCTGCGCTGGCCGCCTTGACGCGTTCGATCGAGCAGGGCGGCGCCTGAACGCTGCCGCGGTATGGGCCGCCTGTCCCACGCGCCGGGACGCCTCCTCATCTGCCAACAGCGAGGCGCAAGGCCCGCACCCGGAGGCACGCGATATGCGTGTCGCAAAACACCGCTAACCGCGCCATGGACAAGGCCTGCGTGCGTGATAGAGTGCAACTTGATTCGCCGTCGATGGCTCGCGGCGCACCTCATCGCGCACATCGCGGTCCCGCGCTCAAAGCCCGCCATCCCGCACCGTCTTTGCTAAAATCCGAACTATGTCCAAGAGTACCGATCGCATCAATCTGACCAACCAGTTCCTGATCGCCATGCCGAGCATGGCGGATCCCACGTTTTCAGGAACGGTGGTCTACCTTTGCGATCACAGTGAGCGCGGCGCGCTCGGTCTCGTGATCAACCGGCCGACCGATATCGACCTGGAAGCGCTCTTCAGTCGCATCGACCTCAAGCTCGAGATCGAACCCCTTCTCCATGTGCCCGTGTATTTCGGCGGCCCGGTGCAAACCGAGCGCGGCTTCGTGCTGCACGATCCGAAAGACGGCAATGCCTATACGTCGTCGATGTCGGTGCCGGGCGGGCTCGAGATGACCACCTCGAAAGACGTGCTCGAGGCCGTCGCGAGCGGCACGGGTCCGGAGCGCTTCCTGCTCACGCTCGGCCATGCCGGCTGGGGCGCGGGTCAGCTCGAGGAAGAGATTTCGAAGAACGGCTGGCTCACGGTCGAGGCCGATCCGAAAATCGTTTTCGACGTGCCCGCCGAAGAGCGTCTGGAGGCCGCGCTCGCGCTGCTCGGCATTTCACTGTCGATGCTGTCGGGCGAAGCAGGTCACGCATGAGCCTGGCAGCCGGACGTGAGGCGACGCTGCTTGCGTTCGACTATGGTGAAAAGCGGATCGGCGTGGCGGTGGGCAATTCGCTCACCCGCAGCGCACGCGCGCTCGTGATCGTGCAGAACCGCAGCCGCGAATACCGTTTCGAGGCGATCGGCAAGCTGATCGCCGAGTGGAAGCCGGACGCGCTGGTGGTGGGCTTGCCCATGCACCCCGACGGCACGCCGCACGAAATGACCCAACTTGCGAAGCGCTTCGGCAATCAGCTGAACGGCCGCTTCAATCTGCCGGTGACATGGATCGACGAGCGCTATTCGTCGGTCGAGGCGAAGGCGGAAATCCGTGCCGGCAACGGCCGCGCCGACATGCTCGACGCCGAAGCCGCCAGCATCATCCTCCAGCAATATCTAGACGGACTTTCCGACGATCATGAGTTCCATTGACGCCGAAGCGCTCTACAGCGTATTGCTCGAACAGATTCGTGCCGCTTATGGCGACAAGCTTTGCGCCGGGCAAGACGATGCGCAAGGCGCCGTGCTGGCCGGCATCTACAGCGGCGGCGCGTGGCTTGCCGAGCGCCTCGCGCACGACCTGCAGGTGCCGAGCTTTGGCGTGGTGAATGTCGCGTTGCATCGCGACGACTACGCGAAAAAAGGCCTGCACTCGCAGGCAAGTCCAACCTCGCTGCCGTTTTCCGTGGACAAGCGCCGCATCGTGCTGGTGGACGACGTGCTGTACACCGGCCGCACGATTCGCGCGGCGTTGAACGAGCTGTACGACTATGGCCGTCCGGCATCGGTTGATCTGGCGGTGCTGGCCGATCGCGGTGGACGCGAATTGCCGGTGGCGGCGCGCTTCGTCGGCGGCGTGGTGGATGTGCCGGCCGATGCGACGCTCGTTCTTGCCCGCGAACAAGGCGGGGCTGACGGCAGCACGCTTTTCACATTTCATACTGAAGCACGCGTTGATTGAACGCGACTCCACCTATCCAGCAAAGCGGTTCGTGCGCTGTGGCGCTGAACGCGCCGATTGAACTGGTTGAACCGATTGAACCGATCGAACCGTCATACGCAGTCAGCATCGACACCGTACACGTTGAAGCCCGTATTTGAAGCAGGTACCCCATGAACACCGCCACCCCGGCCTCCCAGGATTCAGCCGACAGCGCCACCGAGCGCTTCCGTTATGGCTTCCTGAAGGGCAATCCGCAGCTCACGAAAAACGGCGAGCTCAAACATCTGTTGTCGATCGAAGGCTTGCCGAAGGCGATCGTCAATCACATTCTCGATACCGCCGACCAGTTCGTCAGCGTGACCGATCGCGAAGTGAAGAAGGTGCCGTTGTTGCGCGGCAAGTCGGTGTTCAACCTGTTCTTCGAGAACTCGACGCGCACCCGCACGACCTTCGAAATCGCCGCGACGCGCTTGTCGGCCGACGTGCTGAATCTGAACATCAATGCTTCGTCGACGAGCAAGGGTGAGTCGCTGCTCGACACGATCAACAACCTCTCGGCGATGCATGCCGATATGTTCGTCGTGCGTCATGCATCGAGCGGCGCGCCGTACCTGATCGCCCAGCATTGCGCGCCGCACGTGCACGTGATCAATGCCGGCGACGGCCGTCATGCACACCCCACCCAGGGTCTGCTCGACATGTACACGATCCGCCACTACAAGAAGGATTTCACGAATCTGCGTGTGGCGATCGTCGGCGACATTCTGCATTCGCGGGTCGCGCGCTCGGACATTCATGCGCTGACCACGCTCGGCGTGCCGGAAGTGCGCGCGATCGGTCCGCGCACGCTGCTGCCGGGCGGCCTCGAGCAAATGGGCGTGCGCGTATTCCACAACCTCGACGAAGGCCTGAAAGACGTCGACGTGATCATCATGCTGCGTCTGCAAAACGAGCGGATGAGCGGCGCGCTGCTGCCGTCGGCGCAGGAGTACTTCAAGAGCTGGGGTTTGACGCCGGAGCGCCTCGCGCTAGCCAAACCCGATGCGATCGTGATGCATCCGGGTCCGATGAATCGCGGCGTCGAAATCGATTCGCAGGTGGCCGACGGTCCGCAATCGGTGATTCTGAACCAGGTCACGTTCGGCATCGCGGTGCGCATGGCGGTGATGGGCATCGTCGCGGGCAATAACGGCTAAACATTAAGGCAGCGCATGAAGATTCATATTCAAGGCGGCACGCTGATCGATCCGGCGGCGGGCACCGAACAGCAGCAGGACATTTTTATCGCAGCGGGCAAGATCGTCGCTATCGGCAACGCGCCTGCTGATTTCGAAGCGGCGAAGACGATCGACGCGAAGGGCCTGCACATCGCGCCGGGCCTCGTCGACCTGTCCGCGCGCTTGCGCGAGCCGGGCTACGAACACAAGGCGACGCTCGAATCCGAAATGGCCGCGGCGCTCGCAGGCGGTGTGACGAGTCTCGTGTGTCCGCCGGATACCGATCCGACGCTCGATGAACCGGGCCTCGTGGAGATGCTCAAGTTCCGCGCGCGCAATCTGGACCAGGCGCATGTGTATCCGCTCGGCGCGTTGACCGTCGGCCTGAAAGGCCAGGTCATCACCGAGATGGTCGAGCTGACCGAGGCGGGCTGTATCGGCTTTTCGCAAGCCGACGTGCCGGTGGTCGACACGCAGGTATTGATGCGCGCGCTGCAGTACGCGAAGACATACGGCTACACCGTGTGGCTGCGCCCGGTCGATGCCTATCTCGGCCGTGGCGGCGTCGCCGCGAGCGGCGCGCTGGCGTCGCGGCTCGGGCTGTCGGGCGTGCCGGTGTCGGCCGAGACGATCGCGCTGCATACGATCTTCGAACTGGTCCGCGTGACGGGGGCGCGGGTGCATCTGTCGCACGTGTCGTCGGCGGCGGGCATCGAGTTGATGCGCGCGGCCAAGGCCGAGGGCTTGCCGGTGTCGTGCGACGTCACCGTGAACCACGTGCATCTGATCGACCTGGATATCGGCTACTTCGACGCGCAATTCCGGCTCGATCCGCCGTTGCGCCAGCAGCGCGATCGCGAAGCGATACGCGCGGGTCTCGTCGACGGCACGATCGACGCGATCTGCTCCGACCACACGCCGGTCGACGACGACGAAAAGCTGCTGCCGTTCGCCGAAGCCACGCCGGGTGCAACGGGCCTCGAGCTGTTCCTCTCGCTGACGGTCAAATGGGCCGACGAAGCGGGCGTGCCGTTGGCCAAGGCGCTGAACCGCATCACCACGGCGCCG includes the following:
- a CDS encoding hydroxymethylpyrimidine/phosphomethylpyrimidine kinase: MPSDTPPIVLTFGLSDPTGGSGLQADLMTLASMGCHGVSVLTGYTVRDSASCDEVTGLDPEVVATQARMLLEDMPIAAFKVGACTRAEVVSAIAEVVADYDDIPLILAPDFTLDDEHVLAADELREAIADLLAPQTTLLVADSATLLALAQPDGDAEAPSLDAAISHLLSQGCEYILSTETGTHRLVNTLFSEDGQLRQDMWDRGSHRVMGITDTLGSAIAALLANGQEPAEAVREGQEYLYQAMRNAFRPGMGAYLPDRFFWARSSDDDTPPATGKDATPGEARH
- a CDS encoding rubredoxin, coding for MEYQSWMCLICGWIYDEEAGLPDEGIAPGTRWEDVPINWTCPECGARKEDFEMVQI
- a CDS encoding YqgE/AlgH family protein, translating into MSKSTDRINLTNQFLIAMPSMADPTFSGTVVYLCDHSERGALGLVINRPTDIDLEALFSRIDLKLEIEPLLHVPVYFGGPVQTERGFVLHDPKDGNAYTSSMSVPGGLEMTTSKDVLEAVASGTGPERFLLTLGHAGWGAGQLEEEISKNGWLTVEADPKIVFDVPAEERLEAALALLGISLSMLSGEAGHA
- the ruvX gene encoding Holliday junction resolvase RuvX is translated as MSLAAGREATLLAFDYGEKRIGVAVGNSLTRSARALVIVQNRSREYRFEAIGKLIAEWKPDALVVGLPMHPDGTPHEMTQLAKRFGNQLNGRFNLPVTWIDERYSSVEAKAEIRAGNGRADMLDAEAASIILQQYLDGLSDDHEFH
- the pyrR gene encoding bifunctional pyr operon transcriptional regulator/uracil phosphoribosyltransferase PyrR is translated as MSSIDAEALYSVLLEQIRAAYGDKLCAGQDDAQGAVLAGIYSGGAWLAERLAHDLQVPSFGVVNVALHRDDYAKKGLHSQASPTSLPFSVDKRRIVLVDDVLYTGRTIRAALNELYDYGRPASVDLAVLADRGGRELPVAARFVGGVVDVPADATLVLAREQGGADGSTLFTFHTEARVD
- a CDS encoding aspartate carbamoyltransferase catalytic subunit, producing MNTATPASQDSADSATERFRYGFLKGNPQLTKNGELKHLLSIEGLPKAIVNHILDTADQFVSVTDREVKKVPLLRGKSVFNLFFENSTRTRTTFEIAATRLSADVLNLNINASSTSKGESLLDTINNLSAMHADMFVVRHASSGAPYLIAQHCAPHVHVINAGDGRHAHPTQGLLDMYTIRHYKKDFTNLRVAIVGDILHSRVARSDIHALTTLGVPEVRAIGPRTLLPGGLEQMGVRVFHNLDEGLKDVDVIIMLRLQNERMSGALLPSAQEYFKSWGLTPERLALAKPDAIVMHPGPMNRGVEIDSQVADGPQSVILNQVTFGIAVRMAVMGIVAGNNG
- a CDS encoding dihydroorotase, with the protein product MKIHIQGGTLIDPAAGTEQQQDIFIAAGKIVAIGNAPADFEAAKTIDAKGLHIAPGLVDLSARLREPGYEHKATLESEMAAALAGGVTSLVCPPDTDPTLDEPGLVEMLKFRARNLDQAHVYPLGALTVGLKGQVITEMVELTEAGCIGFSQADVPVVDTQVLMRALQYAKTYGYTVWLRPVDAYLGRGGVAASGALASRLGLSGVPVSAETIALHTIFELVRVTGARVHLSHVSSAAGIELMRAAKAEGLPVSCDVTVNHVHLIDLDIGYFDAQFRLDPPLRQQRDREAIRAGLVDGTIDAICSDHTPVDDDEKLLPFAEATPGATGLELFLSLTVKWADEAGVPLAKALNRITTAPADVLKLEAAGRIAVGAVADLCVFDRHAYWRVEPRALKSQGHNTPFLGYELPARVRATIVAGHVAFEQRQ